In a genomic window of Poecilia reticulata strain Guanapo linkage group LG22, Guppy_female_1.0+MT, whole genome shotgun sequence:
- the bahd1 gene encoding bromo adjacent homology domain-containing 1 protein gives MVKAQQSQQPLQRGKLQKKNACKKKGELKQKGNVGKNEIIKKRKRDVRGFYHRKTTGGVGKGDSFSCCVLLTRLDEKRVVNKVKSAKYNLQRSVKVKKKKLSVSRSTKSGLVSTSTANQQTPEPKSNQEDALLMLASPVVEPRRRRMASLNAEAVNSLLLYRDGSMMANLTKKSQPSGEDADRDPKAKNVSAGGKRAKKQKDQAESIDWLSLLAPTPRRQAGLTAATLLKLTGSQYKTKRQKKTESGQGGSNVDPVCGGTTQTKTRRPHDKPDEPLKHRQPDAEFPAPSKMSCCCGLCQPGAAAGHGFQRGSSLGFPLKTIKEEQMEAEVTSCFCCSQERCVEYCHRLALFLEDKTFQEPEDGSMSDVFHHHHHHHHHHHHHHHHLQSPHSVAHPAAITISPHTYTCFPGYYVHFTHPDGPPSPMALCPRSSKRPKLHPSAGPQPSGIRHPVYCCTSVEACYGEPCRINGYSYPGVIPAITRGGCSYTPKDCAKCNQGIKREEYSPSLGDHHGPSFIPMCPTPRVLTGCPVPTVPPAGQSVPHIQTPPSDPCRPQPPLQVAKECPQSAKPPRSGSRSGARGGLAVPPLNRDKNQRLSAASVGGQTVPKQPKNSRQKPTNGWRSLGQPFEKEVFVVGEEAPVLRKCFEGIRRDGDEIRVRDTVLLKSGPRKKSLPYVAKVSALWEEPESGELMMSLFWYYRPEHTQGGRNPTLHCENEIFASRHQDVNSVACIEDKCYVLTLAQYCRFCALVKRRREGVRDSATSLVVPPVLSNAMPTHHCVPDDVDPELVLFCRHVYDFRYGRLLKNLQ, from the exons ATGGTGAAAGCTCAACAGAGCCAGCAGCCGCTGCAGCGCGGGAAACTGCAGAAGAAGAATGCTTGCAAGAAGAAAGGGGAACTCAAACAGAAGGGAAATGTGGGAAAGAATGAGATTATTAAAAAACGAAAGAGGGACGTAAGAGGCTTTTATCACCGGAAGACGACTGGAGGAGTCGGTAAAGGAGATTCCTTCTCCTGTTGCGTTCTGCTGACCCGTCTGGATGAGAAACGAGTCGTCAACAAGGTAAAGAGTGCAAAATATAATCTGCAAAGGAGCGTCaaggtcaaaaagaaaaagctctcCGTTTCAAGATCCACCAAATCTGGACTTGTGTCAACTTCCACCGCCAATCAGCAAACTCCAGAACCAAAAAGCAACCAAGAGGACGCCTTACTCATGCTAGCTTCCCCGGTTGTTGAGCCTCGCCGGCGGAGAATGGCCTCCCTGAACGCCGAGGCCGTCAACAGTTTGCTGCTCTACAGAGACGGCTCCATGATGGCCAACCTCACAAAGAAATCTCAACCGTCAGGCGAAGACGCGGACAGGGATCCAAAAgccaaaaatgtttctgcaggagGGAAAAGAGCCAAAAAACAGAAGGATCAGGCGGAGAGCATCGACTGGTTGAGTTTGCTAGCACCGACGCCGCGACGTCAAGCAGGCCTCACCGCCGCCACGCTGCTCAAACTCACCGGTTCCCAGTACAAAACCAAACGGCAGAAGAAGACAGAGTCCGGTCAGGGCGGCTCAAACGTTGACCCTGTCTGTGGAGGAACAACGCAGACCAAAACGAGAAGACCGCACGACAAACCAGACGAGCCGCTGAAGCACAGACAACCGGACGCAGAGTTCCCGGCTCCGTccaaaatgagctgctgctgcggtCTGTGTCAGCCGGGCGCCGCGGCGGGGCACGGCTTCCAGCGCGGCTCGTCGCTGGGATTCCccttaaaaacaatcaaagaggAGCAGATGGAGGCAGAagtcacttcctgcttttgctgCTCCCAAGAGAGATGCGTGGAGTACTGTCACAGACTGGCCCTCTTCCTGGAGGACAAGACCTTTCAGGAGCCGGAGGACGGCTCAATGTCCGACGTgttccaccaccaccaccatcaccatcaccaccaccaccaccaccaccaccacctccagTCGCCCCATTCAGTCGCCCACCCCGCCGCCATTACCATCAGCCCGCACACGTACACTTGCTTCCCGGGCTACTACGTCCACTTCACCCATCCGGACGGCCCGCCGTCGCCGATGGCTTTGTGCCCGAGGAGCAGCAAGAGGCCGAAGCTGCACCCCAGCGCCGGTCCACAACCCTCAGGGATCAGACACCCAGTTTACTGCTGCACTTCAGTGGAGGCGTGCTACGGAGAGCCCTGCAGAATCAACGGCTACTCCTATCCCGGTGTGATTCCTGCCATCACCAGAGGGGGGTGCTCTTACACCCCCAAAGACTGCGCCAAATGCAACCAAGGCATCAAAAGAG AAGAATACTCTCCGAGCCTCGGCGATCACCACGGCCCGTCCTTCATCCCCATGTGTCCCACCCCCAGAGTCCTGACTGGCTGCCCCGTTCCCACTGTGCCTCCTGCCGGCCAATCAGTGCCCCACATCCAGACGCCGCCCTCTGACCCCTGCCGACCCCAGCCGCCGCTGCAGGTGGCGAAGGAGTGTCCGCAGAGTGCCAAGCCGCCCCGCAGCGGCTCGAGGTCCGGAGCCCGCGGCGGCCTGGCCGTCCCGCCTCTGAACCGGGACAAGAACCAGAGGCTCAGCGCCGCCTCGGTTGGAGGGCAAACGGTTCCCAAGCAGCCGAAGAACAGCCGGCAGAAACCCACCAACGGCTGGAGGTCGCTGGGCCAGCCCTTTGAGAAGGAGGTCTTTGTTGTT GGAGAGGAGGCTCCGGTGTTGAGGAAATGCTTTGAGGGAATCCGCAGGGACGGCGACGAGATTCGCGTCAGAGACACTGTTCTGCTGAAGTCTGGGCCCAGAAAAAAGTCTCTGCCTTATGTGGCCAAGGTGTCTGCGCTGTGGGAGGAGCCGGAGTCAG GAGAGCTGATGATGAGCTTGTTTTGGTATTATCGTCCAGAACACACGCAGGGAGGGCGCAACCCCACCTTGCACTGTGAG AATGAGATCTTTGCCTCCCGTCACCAGGATGTCAACAGTGTGGCCTGTATTGAAGACAAATGCTATGTCCTAACATTGGCACAGTATTGTCG ATTTTGTGCCTTGGTAAAGCGCCGCAGGGAGGGCGTCCGCGACAGCGCCACCTCCCTCGTTGTGCCGCCCGTCCTCAGCAACGCCATGCCCACCCACCACTGTGTGCCCGATGACGTCGACCCAgagctggttctgttctgtcgACACGTCTACGACTTCCGCTACGGACGCCTCCTGAAGAACCTGCAGTAG